The following proteins are encoded in a genomic region of Dyadobacter sp. UC 10:
- a CDS encoding hydroxypyruvate isomerase family protein: protein MNKISGRRKALKNLALGAGIVPFTTSLSKAFSDSKNALGPKLNGKINHSVCKWCYSKIPLETFAEECKKIGLTSIELLGPKEWPVIKKYGLTCALPWGEGLTRNIEKGFNDPANHDELVKGFEDVIPKVQAAGYDKIICFSGNRRGMSDVDGMRNCAVGIKKLIPLCEKHNVTLVMELLNSKVNHRDYMCDRTEWGAGLCDMVGSEKFKLLYDIYHMQIQEGDVIATIKKYHKYIAHYHTGGVPGRHEIDETQELYYPTIMKAIVETGYKGFVGQEFVPSRNDDLASLKQGVTICDIA, encoded by the coding sequence ATGAATAAGATTTCAGGCAGAAGAAAAGCTTTGAAAAACCTGGCCCTGGGTGCAGGTATTGTACCCTTTACCACTTCTTTATCAAAGGCATTTTCTGATTCTAAAAATGCACTCGGCCCAAAACTGAATGGAAAGATTAATCATTCAGTCTGCAAGTGGTGTTACAGCAAAATCCCGCTGGAAACATTTGCCGAAGAATGTAAGAAGATTGGTTTGACCTCCATTGAACTTCTTGGGCCGAAAGAATGGCCGGTAATTAAAAAATATGGCCTAACCTGCGCGCTGCCATGGGGTGAAGGATTGACAAGAAATATCGAAAAGGGTTTTAACGATCCTGCCAACCACGACGAGCTTGTCAAAGGTTTTGAAGATGTGATACCCAAAGTGCAGGCTGCGGGTTATGATAAGATCATATGCTTTTCGGGCAACCGCCGCGGCATGTCTGACGTGGATGGAATGCGCAATTGTGCAGTGGGAATAAAGAAGCTGATCCCGCTTTGCGAGAAGCATAATGTAACGCTGGTAATGGAATTGCTCAATAGCAAAGTCAACCACCGTGACTACATGTGCGACCGGACGGAGTGGGGGGCAGGCCTTTGCGATATGGTCGGTTCTGAAAAATTTAAATTGCTATACGATATTTATCATATGCAAATCCAGGAAGGTGATGTAATCGCGACCATCAAAAAGTATCACAAATACATCGCGCATTACCACACTGGCGGCGTTCCGGGCCGGCACGAAATTGACGAAACGCAGGAGCTGTATTATCCCACGATTATGAAAGCAATTGTGGAAACCGGTTACAAAGGTTTTGTCGGACAGGAATTTGTTCCAAGCCGAAACGATGATCTTGCTTCGTTGAAACAAGGAGTTACCATTTGTGATATCGCCTGA
- a CDS encoding hydroxypyruvate isomerase family protein — protein sequence MSTRRNALKNIAAGTAGVLSISEVFAATEKALGPQLKGKINHSVCKWCYSKIPLDTFAQECKKIGITSIELLGPEDWPTLKKYGLTCALPNGAGMGIEKGFNDPALHDELVKSYEDLFPKLKEAGYSTVICFSGNRRGMSDYDGMRNCAIGLRRLMPSAEKYGITMIMELLNSKVNHKDYMCDHTAWGAGLCEMVGSEHFKLLYDIYHMSIMEGDVIATINKYHKYIGHYHTGGVPGRNEIDEGQELYYPAIMKAIADTGFKGFVAQEFIPKREPLASLKQCVEICDIA from the coding sequence ATGTCAACCAGACGTAACGCATTAAAAAATATTGCCGCCGGTACAGCCGGTGTGCTTTCGATATCTGAAGTTTTCGCCGCAACCGAAAAAGCATTAGGCCCGCAATTAAAAGGAAAGATCAATCACTCGGTCTGTAAATGGTGTTACAGCAAAATTCCGCTGGACACATTTGCACAGGAATGCAAAAAGATCGGAATTACCTCGATCGAGCTACTCGGCCCGGAAGACTGGCCGACTTTGAAAAAATACGGACTCACTTGTGCATTGCCAAATGGCGCAGGAATGGGAATTGAAAAAGGCTTCAATGATCCGGCCTTGCATGATGAACTTGTGAAAAGTTACGAAGACCTTTTTCCAAAATTAAAAGAAGCCGGTTACTCTACAGTGATCTGCTTTTCGGGTAACCGCCGCGGGATGTCGGACTATGATGGCATGCGGAATTGTGCGATCGGATTGAGACGGTTAATGCCTTCTGCTGAGAAGTACGGCATTACGATGATCATGGAACTGCTCAATAGCAAAGTCAATCATAAGGATTATATGTGCGACCACACAGCCTGGGGCGCGGGACTTTGCGAAATGGTTGGCTCTGAGCACTTTAAGTTGCTTTATGATATCTACCACATGTCGATCATGGAAGGCGACGTGATCGCTACGATCAATAAATATCATAAATACATTGGACATTACCACACGGGCGGCGTGCCTGGAAGAAATGAGATCGACGAAGGACAGGAGCTATATTATCCGGCGATCATGAAGGCGATCGCGGATACGGGTTTCAAAGGCTTCGTTGCGCAGGAGTTTATACCAAAAAGAGAGCCGCTTGCAAGTTTAAAGCAATGCGTGGAAATATGTGATATTGCCTGA
- a CDS encoding DKNYY domain-containing protein → MPNQETNMVNNRPVAKIFTIMSLLGILSSIFSCSDSKSGFKPGTLTSRGYYVKNGKAYFYGGFSNASLSELIEADASKFEVFDQRFPGNEYAAEYAGDRKVVYFAGRLIKGADSKTFQVLEYGLAKDINSVYHLHSILSNDPANFTKIEGGFYKDSKHVYLGDHIVSDDPENLKYLGQHGYIEYFRDSKGIIANDIRIDSADVSSFVPLSHGYSKDKSQVFLLSDSRLEKVENADSQSFQVLSGYYTKDFAKVFWRGKELRNANPTTFKIISEEFHCSCDNRQIYFRDKIIPGADPGKIDTGKRLKYCNESEIVFED, encoded by the coding sequence ATGCCAAATCAGGAAACGAATATGGTTAATAACCGTCCAGTCGCAAAGATCTTTACAATTATGAGCCTATTAGGGATTTTGTCGAGCATATTCTCTTGCTCAGACAGCAAGTCCGGATTCAAGCCCGGCACTCTCACTTCCCGCGGATACTATGTGAAAAATGGAAAAGCATATTTTTATGGCGGGTTCTCTAATGCCTCTCTAAGTGAACTGATCGAAGCAGACGCGAGCAAATTTGAAGTCTTCGATCAGCGATTTCCAGGGAACGAATATGCAGCCGAATATGCTGGTGATAGAAAAGTTGTATACTTTGCCGGTCGGCTCATAAAAGGTGCAGATTCCAAAACGTTCCAGGTTCTGGAATACGGCTTAGCAAAAGATATCAACTCCGTGTATCACCTGCATTCGATTCTTTCAAATGATCCTGCGAACTTCACTAAAATCGAAGGTGGATTTTACAAAGACAGCAAGCACGTCTACCTCGGCGACCACATCGTTTCAGATGATCCTGAAAATTTGAAATATCTCGGGCAGCACGGTTACATTGAATATTTCAGAGATTCAAAAGGAATCATAGCAAATGACATTCGGATTGACTCCGCAGATGTGAGTTCTTTTGTTCCGCTCAGTCACGGATATTCAAAAGACAAATCGCAGGTATTTCTGCTCAGCGATTCCCGACTTGAAAAAGTTGAGAACGCTGATTCCCAATCCTTCCAGGTTTTGTCGGGGTATTATACAAAGGATTTTGCCAAAGTATTCTGGCGCGGTAAAGAATTGAGAAATGCCAATCCAACCACATTCAAAATTATCAGCGAAGAATTTCACTGCAGCTGTGATAACCGGCAGATTTATTTCCGGGACAAAATAATTCCCGGTGCAGATCCTGGAAAGATCGACACCGGGAAACGTTTGAAGTATTGTAACGAAAGTGAAATCGTATTTGAAGATTAA
- a CDS encoding c-type cytochrome, which yields MYTKKQWLKLPMTLAVLLAVGVFCGVMLSNRTAKHRPPGSKVDKLKLPEGFKAEHLYSPSEEKNGSWVSMTFDDKGRMITSDQYGGLFRLVLPPIGSTEKPTVETLKVEGDTAKVAMGYAHGLLYAFNSLYVMINNRENARFPKGSGLYRLQDTNNNDQYDKITLVKPLVGEGEHGPHSIVLSPDKKSLYVVAGNFTDLPKMDSYRLMPNWKNDNLFPFIKDPRGHAADRHAPGGWIAKTDPDGKSWELVSAGYRNSYDIAFNEAGDLFIYDSDMEWDFGTPWYRPTRVCHATSGGDYGWRTGSANTSPAFADFLPPIMNIGQGSPTNLIYLSDARFPAKYKNTLLAFDWSFGIVHGLHLKPNGSTYSADHEEFLSGAPLPLTDGAIGPDGALYFLTGGRRLESDLYRVYYGDYKNIPAGSNTVKPVLTPEHNQRTELEKFHAKKDPKAVETSWPYLKSPDRFLRFAARLAIEHQPVAEWENKVYAEKDPQTLIYASIALAREGDSTKVGGPILKGLTKIDYAKLDDLQKQALLRAVEVTLYRTGQPDAATKQAVIAYLNPKYPSPNALQNRFLSKILVTLEAPKVVEKTLALIAKNEKFDDKDNEMVTASADLILRNPQYGLDLAGLLEKMPPQQQMFYAIMLSSAKTGWTPALREEYFKWFHKAFSYQGGRSYIGFIDKARQLALKNVPQDQVAKYNKLSGSELLTGSGNDLVKMYSPKGPGRGWKLEEAVKLVQDSLANRDFERGKMIFSAVLCNRCHVIQGEGSDVGPDLTQLGTRFSVKDMLESIIDPNKAISDQFGSVAYTMKNGESIVGRQINEDANFYYIAQNPFDSKTVRKLSKKEVASTKMSTVSVMLPGLINGLNPNELRDLVAYLMSGGNKNNPIYSESGAAKGGK from the coding sequence ATGTACACTAAAAAACAATGGTTAAAACTTCCGATGACACTCGCGGTACTGCTTGCTGTGGGTGTTTTTTGCGGAGTAATGCTGAGTAACCGAACCGCGAAACACCGCCCGCCAGGTTCAAAAGTTGACAAACTCAAATTGCCGGAAGGCTTCAAAGCGGAACATTTATATAGTCCGTCGGAGGAGAAAAACGGGTCGTGGGTTTCCATGACGTTCGACGATAAAGGCAGAATGATCACCTCTGATCAGTACGGTGGTCTTTTCCGTCTGGTACTTCCCCCAATCGGCTCGACTGAAAAGCCGACTGTTGAGACTTTGAAAGTAGAAGGCGATACAGCTAAGGTGGCAATGGGCTACGCGCATGGTTTGTTGTATGCATTCAACAGCCTTTATGTAATGATCAACAACCGCGAAAACGCAAGATTTCCGAAGGGAAGCGGACTTTACAGGTTGCAAGATACCAACAATAACGATCAGTATGATAAGATTACACTAGTTAAACCACTGGTAGGAGAAGGCGAGCACGGGCCTCATAGCATCGTACTTTCGCCTGATAAAAAATCTCTTTATGTAGTCGCAGGTAATTTTACCGATCTTCCAAAAATGGACAGCTATCGTCTGATGCCTAACTGGAAGAATGACAATTTGTTCCCATTCATAAAGGATCCCCGCGGCCATGCTGCTGACAGGCACGCGCCGGGAGGCTGGATTGCCAAAACGGATCCGGATGGAAAGAGCTGGGAGCTGGTGAGTGCGGGCTACCGTAACTCATATGATATCGCCTTCAATGAAGCCGGCGACCTTTTTATTTATGATTCTGATATGGAGTGGGATTTTGGTACTCCCTGGTATCGCCCGACACGCGTCTGCCACGCAACAAGCGGCGGCGATTATGGATGGAGAACCGGTTCAGCAAACACCTCGCCCGCATTCGCGGACTTCCTTCCCCCGATCATGAACATAGGTCAGGGATCACCTACGAACCTGATCTACCTGAGCGACGCAAGGTTTCCCGCAAAATACAAGAATACGCTATTGGCATTCGACTGGAGTTTTGGTATTGTTCACGGTCTGCATTTGAAACCAAACGGTTCGACTTACTCAGCGGATCATGAAGAATTCCTTTCCGGCGCGCCGCTTCCTTTGACTGACGGAGCGATCGGCCCGGACGGAGCATTGTACTTTTTGACCGGCGGTCGTCGCCTTGAATCCGACCTGTACCGCGTTTATTATGGTGATTATAAAAATATCCCAGCTGGTTCCAATACAGTTAAACCGGTATTGACGCCAGAGCATAACCAGCGTACGGAGCTCGAAAAATTCCATGCTAAAAAAGATCCGAAGGCTGTTGAAACGTCCTGGCCTTACCTCAAAAGCCCGGACCGTTTTCTACGATTTGCTGCACGGTTAGCGATTGAACATCAGCCAGTTGCTGAATGGGAAAATAAGGTTTATGCAGAAAAGGACCCGCAAACCCTGATTTATGCTTCGATTGCACTGGCCAGAGAAGGCGATTCGACGAAAGTTGGAGGGCCTATCCTGAAAGGATTGACCAAAATAGATTATGCGAAATTGGATGACCTGCAGAAACAAGCTTTGCTACGCGCCGTTGAAGTAACCCTGTATCGCACAGGCCAGCCTGACGCCGCTACAAAACAGGCCGTTATCGCATATCTGAACCCTAAATATCCGTCTCCGAATGCATTGCAGAACCGCTTTTTGAGCAAGATACTGGTAACTCTGGAAGCTCCGAAAGTAGTTGAAAAGACATTGGCCCTGATCGCGAAAAACGAAAAATTCGATGACAAGGATAATGAAATGGTGACTGCTTCCGCTGATCTGATCCTCCGTAACCCACAATACGGTCTGGACCTGGCTGGTTTGCTCGAAAAAATGCCGCCACAGCAGCAGATGTTTTACGCCATCATGCTTAGCAGTGCTAAAACAGGTTGGACACCGGCTTTGAGAGAAGAATATTTCAAATGGTTTCACAAGGCATTCAGTTATCAGGGAGGTCGCAGTTACATTGGTTTTATAGATAAAGCCCGTCAGCTCGCATTGAAGAATGTACCTCAGGATCAGGTAGCTAAGTACAATAAATTATCAGGTAGCGAACTGCTTACAGGTTCTGGTAACGATCTTGTAAAAATGTATTCACCAAAAGGTCCAGGTCGCGGCTGGAAACTGGAAGAAGCTGTTAAGCTGGTTCAGGACAGCCTGGCTAACCGTGATTTTGAACGCGGAAAGATGATATTCTCAGCTGTACTGTGTAATCGTTGCCACGTTATTCAGGGCGAAGGCTCTGATGTAGGCCCTGATTTGACGCAATTGGGAACCCGTTTTTCTGTTAAGGATATGCTGGAATCGATCATCGATCCGAATAAAGCGATCTCCGATCAGTTCGGATCTGTTGCTTACACGATGAAAAACGGAGAATCGATCGTAGGTCGCCAGATCAACGAGGATGCTAATTTTTACTATATCGCGCAGAATCCTTTTGATTCTAAAACAGTGAGAAAACTGAGCAAAAAAGAAGTAGCATCGACAAAAATGTCAACAGTATCCGTAATGCTACCAGGCTTAATCAATGGATTGAACCCGAACGAATTGCGTGACCTGGTGGCTTATTTAATGTCCGGCGGTAACAAAAACAACCCGATTTATTCCGAATCAGGAGCTGCAAAAGGCGGCAAGTAG
- a CDS encoding RagB/SusD family nutrient uptake outer membrane protein, with amino-acid sequence MKIRYIAAWFLATALTSCGDNFLSVIPETSLSSGIFFSSQNDFQQAVNAAYVPLRQMFNERAWVLEEMHSDNTYYARNVLYGAVDATENVADFAIPTAGGVTANDNVLVQYRLNYQIISRTNQILVLIDNVEFDETVKKNLKGQALFLRAFAYFDLIRLFGKVPLHLEPVTGREDAALPLSSAEEVYAQIEKDATEASTLLPDKAKQEAGRATSGAAKTLLANLYLTQKKWAQVEPLMKAVVTNDGYTLMPDYANAFSTTTSNKNNQESVFEIQYMEGSAGYNGNQIYRFLPSPITATEIAPITGTANPQGTSQESNNIPTPDLIAAYEAGDKRKEASIGYVTLSSSQVENKVYPYIKKYAKTHALHNNTGQNWPVYRYSEVLLFLAESLNEQGKTTEAATYLNQVRTRAGLAATTATSQATMREAIFKERRVELAFENKRWFDLTRTGRVKEIIAAYGAKVKANPAAYYFPKGAVPPPNAFTVLDDYYGLPAVEAALTPHF; translated from the coding sequence ATGAAAATAAGATATATAGCAGCATGGTTCCTGGCTACGGCCCTGACCAGTTGTGGCGATAATTTCCTGAGTGTGATCCCGGAAACTTCATTGAGCTCGGGGATCTTCTTCTCGTCGCAAAATGATTTCCAGCAAGCCGTAAATGCAGCATACGTACCGCTCCGCCAGATGTTCAATGAACGCGCCTGGGTATTGGAAGAGATGCATTCCGACAATACATACTATGCACGAAACGTGCTCTACGGTGCAGTGGATGCTACTGAAAACGTGGCGGATTTCGCTATACCGACAGCCGGCGGTGTCACTGCGAATGATAACGTGTTGGTACAATACAGGCTTAACTATCAGATCATTTCACGTACCAATCAGATATTGGTACTGATCGACAATGTGGAATTTGATGAAACAGTTAAGAAAAATCTGAAAGGACAGGCATTGTTCCTGCGCGCGTTTGCCTATTTCGATCTGATCCGTCTTTTCGGAAAAGTGCCTTTGCATCTTGAACCGGTAACAGGCCGCGAAGACGCTGCTTTGCCGCTATCGTCCGCCGAAGAAGTGTATGCACAGATTGAAAAAGATGCGACCGAGGCGAGTACCCTGCTTCCGGACAAAGCAAAACAGGAAGCCGGCCGCGCTACTTCGGGTGCTGCAAAAACGCTTCTTGCCAACCTGTACCTCACCCAGAAAAAATGGGCACAGGTCGAACCGCTGATGAAAGCTGTGGTTACAAATGACGGGTACACACTCATGCCTGATTACGCGAATGCGTTTTCAACAACCACGTCAAACAAGAACAACCAGGAGTCGGTTTTCGAGATCCAGTATATGGAAGGATCGGCGGGCTACAATGGGAACCAGATTTACCGTTTCCTTCCATCGCCGATCACAGCGACTGAAATTGCGCCGATCACCGGAACTGCAAATCCGCAGGGAACTTCTCAGGAAAGTAACAACATTCCTACGCCGGACCTGATCGCCGCCTATGAGGCGGGTGACAAAAGGAAGGAAGCATCTATCGGTTATGTGACGTTGAGTTCCAGCCAGGTGGAAAATAAGGTTTACCCTTATATCAAGAAGTACGCAAAAACGCATGCATTGCACAATAATACAGGTCAAAACTGGCCGGTATACCGTTACTCGGAAGTGCTGTTGTTCTTGGCTGAATCCCTGAACGAGCAGGGCAAAACAACAGAGGCGGCAACTTACCTGAACCAGGTACGTACCCGCGCCGGACTAGCGGCCACTACGGCGACTTCACAAGCTACCATGCGCGAAGCGATCTTTAAGGAAAGACGTGTTGAGCTGGCTTTCGAGAACAAACGCTGGTTTGACCTTACCCGCACGGGTCGTGTGAAAGAGATCATCGCCGCTTATGGTGCAAAAGTGAAGGCTAATCCCGCGGCTTACTACTTCCCGAAAGGTGCAGTTCCCCCGCCAAACGCATTCACTGTGCTTGACGACTACTACGGATTACCAGCCGTAGAAGCAGCTTTGACGCCGCATTTTTAA